The nucleotide window TTCAACTCGCCTCTTCACAgcagtcactcacacacacatttatttgcATCATTAATGATGAATTTTGTCTAATTTCAGCCCTGAAGTCAGAGAAAGTTGAGTTCGTGGCCTGTGGGAGAAACCACACTCTGATCTCCACAGGTGAGCGTCTCTCTGAGGACCAGTTTATATTTGAACCTCCTCTGAACGATGAGCCGTCAGTGTGGTTTCCCTCTCTGTAGTTCAGGGGAAGGTGTTCGCCTCAGGGGGGAACAGTGAGGGTCAGCTCGGGCTCGGCGACTGCGAGGAGAGGACGGCCTTCCAGAGGGTCGCGTTCTTCGATTCACGAGGGCCAATCAAAATGCTCGCTGCCGGGTCGAACACCTCCGCCGCTCTCACAGGTGACATTCAGacattcttttctttattgATGAGGCATCACAGCAGCTTGTGAGCTCACATGGCAGTTTGGATAGTagtgttttaaatttaaagttctaaattgaatatttatttaaatttagatttcttacattaCGTTTATTAGATTTGTTATTACGTTTATTAAAtttctgataataataatactacaaATTTCTTTGTCAataaattggattttttttaatgtcattttttaagagccatttaaattttgatttagtttcagatgttttaagtaaattagattttttttctattttaaaaaagaaattaaaagtatttaaagttatattttgaattttttattccgatttctttgtttgtaaatttaaattcaaatttgaaaatgtaattaaatgtataaaattaCTGAATATAAATAAGTATGAAATTAAAATTTGccttttttaagtttaaaattTTGTCAACATAGTCAAGTTTTTAATGatgaattttcatttaaaatgttattaaaatttataataatattacttttttagTTTTGGTAGTTAGTTAgtaaatttgattttttttaatgtattttttaaatgttaaatttgtcACAGATTTTAGagtaaattagatttttttctattaaaaaagacgtaaaaagtatttaaagttacattttaatactttgacatttattttgaatttttattctgatctcttttttttcagtaaattaggtttttaaatttaaaattttaaattgaatatgaatttaaatatatatgtcTTAAATTTAAGATATTGTCcataaatttaatttttaaatgattaattttaCTAAAATTTATATTAACATTgataccttttttttgttttgagaaTTTGACAATAAAtcagatttttaattttttttttttttaaagtcattcaaattgttttttctccaagtgtgtccaaaaactattttaacccatatttaaagatttatttctctttttttccaacaatttttttttcaaatagttTTTcgtaatttatatttttaatttttttgtgtttaaaagtAGCAAACTAGATTTTTgaattaagtaaaaaaaaaaattatttcaaaaTTCAACATGTTGTGGTCTTCAGAAACAAATTTGTTTACAAGTACAGTTTTGTGTAAATGCATAAAACATTTCAGGGTATATTAATAAAATGGgtaaaataattacattataGTGTGAATAGAAGTTCACTTAATTAAATACTGTCACCTTTTTTTCAGTTGTTCAAAAAAACGTAAGCACTGTTATACatcctgtatatatatatatatttataaaatgcTGAAAGACAAGACGGAGAAAAGACATGTTAAAGAAATGCAGTGGAgcagaatttaaaaacaaaacagaataaaatcaattagaaaataaaaacaacctctGGATGTACTTCCTGTCATAGAGAGCGGTAAACTGTTCATGTGGGGCGACAACACGGAGGGTCAGATCGGTTTGGGGAAGGAGAGCCACGCCTCGTCGCCACAGGAAGTCAGCGTGGGGCAACCAATCAGCTGGGTGTCCTGTGGGTACTACCACTCTGCCTTCGTCACAGGTGAGCAGTGATGCACAGTGATGCAAAGAATGATGGAGCTGtatttgttgtgtgaaactctTCTTTGTGTGCGTCTCAGTGGACGGAGCTCTGTACACGTTTGGTGAGTGTGACAGCGGCAAACTGGGCCTGGGCACCGACCAGCTGCCTCGACACCGAGTCCCTCAGCTGGTGAAGAGCGTCAAGGAGCCCGTGGTTCAGGTGGCCTGTGGAGGAGGACACACGGTGGCACTCACAGGTCGGTACTGCAAGATATGCTTCATTTTGTTGACTTAAAGTTACATTACAAGTGTCTTGTACTTTAATACCTGTATTTTCAAACAGagacttttgtgtgtgtttatttgttttttgttgctttttcttttaatattttaattataattttatttatttatttatttttgaattttaattatttacattatattcttttgtattttttatatgtATAACATAaagtatattatttatttagttgtttgttttaatttatatattttattttttatattcttgaCATAAGTTATTTAGgtaatattttttgtattttttatatttataacataaagtatattatttatttattttgttttttgttttaatgtatatagtttatttttgtataattaactttcaataaaatacaatattttttaatttattttttaaatttattacatatattcatttattttgttttttggtgttattttcatattcttgacttttaattatttaaattatattttaatttattttttaaatttattacaTAAActgtataattttattttgttttttttgtgttaccatgtatattttaatttcattttcttgaCGTTTGATTATTtacaatatattgtgatttattttctgaatttattacatttattatatttatttattttgttttttgttttaatgtgtatattttattttgtgtacttgactttaaattaattacaatatattttgatttattttttaatttataacacacactgtatttgcttattctatttttattaatacatattttttatttaatttatattataatatatattttatttattattttatgttaatttttcattattaataacaagaaatgtttttgatttttttgtgagtAATTTTTAGTAATAGGTGTCAGATTTTCAAATGATaggtaaaatataaaaataaaatgtttgatattgtatgtatatatatatatatatatatatatatataaaacaatcaataatAACAACATTATCTGTGGAAATGACGAGCGCAGATATAAGAGAGAAAATGTCCTGTTAGCTGTCAGAGGTCAGACATGATGGATTTATTTAgctgatgtgttttgtttttctctctcagagGACGACGTGTTCACGTTCGGTCTCGGTCAGTTCGGCCAGCTCGGTCACGGGACGTTCATCTTCGAGTCCCGGCTGCCGCGGCCTGTCGAGCACTTCAAGAGAGGCCGAGTGTGTCAGGTGACCTGTGGAGAGAACCACACTGCCGTCATCACAGGTCATGCTGCCTCTTTGATGTCATCTTTAGTTTCATCAGTGTGTCACTGGTTTGATGAACGTAACTTTCTTTAAACGTGTGCTTGTTATTTTTAGACGGCGGCCTGCTGTACACGTTTGGAGACGGCAGACACGGGAAACTGGGCCTGGGAGAAGAAAACTTCACCAACCAGTTTAAACCGACTCTGTGTCCACGTTTCCTCAAGTACAACGTTCAGGCCGTACGTCTCTCACATAATGTTCataattattctttttttaaataaaagaaaagagttTTCTTCAtataatttatcattttttattgtttcataaatttatttgagttatttatttatttttttgtaatactactatttttaaaactatttatctttatataaaatattttattaaatttcctatttttacctttttatgttttaatatgtgtttaatttttctatattttaataatcagatttaaatattttatttattttatgtataaTTATTTCATATATATGATATACCCTgatattgtattttaatttgccttttttttatttgtatttttctatatattttttctatattatagttttttaaatgttttttattaatatttattttttatatgtattatatatatttatttttaatcatcttatgaaatattttcatataattaaatttatattttgacatttttatatttgtatttttctatattatatttttatttatatatggttttaatatatatattatttttattttatatgtattttatataataatttttaatcattatatgaaatatattaatataattaaatttaaaatttgacacttttatatttgtattatatatagttatataatatattttaattaattttatttttatattcgtatatattatatgtttttatttattttgtaatttaaacatcatgtatttattttattatttcttagTTATTTGCATtctattttcatgtattttctaCATTTCATGCaagtttttattcattattatattttttgaatacatttttaattttttattaattaagaAATTGaaaccttttatttatttgtaggtattttatgtttattgtaCTTATTAAAATCAATGACAGTGAACATATTTTGATTTCTTTGTGAGTAATACAGTagtttgtaatattttttaGATGTCAGATAGTAATGTATGGGCTGTGTCTGTGTACAGGCTCCGTGCGGCGGCTGCCACATGGTTGTGTTGGCTCGGCCGCGGGATCCAAGCTGCGCTGACGTCACTCTGGAGGAAGACGACGTGACGGAAGATTACCTGGAGAAGCCTTACGTGGAGCTGCTGGGGGATACGACGGACTCCTCCACCCTGCAGAGGAGCCTCTCTGCTCGGGTCCGCAGGAGGGAGAGGGTGGGTACACAGCACAGAGGCTGgttcctccatcctcctccacAGATGGAGAATGAGTCGTGACTCTCCTCACCTTTCCCTCCACAGGAAAGATCTCCGGACCAGTTCGGCACCATGTTCCACACGCTGCCCGCCATGACGCCCGGCTACCTGCACCCGCCGCTGCCCGTCTCCGGCCACACCATCCCGCCCAGACTGCCTCCACCTGAGCTGACCCACAGAAAGGTGCTCAATGGCACTCACCAGGGTACCTACCTCACcacacctccacctcctgtcCTCCTGATTTTGAGCAGATCTCTGCGTATTCTTTCTCTGACCTTCCCTCAGAACTTGAACCTAACATGGCGTCCTGTTTTCTCCCTCGTCAGAGCAGACAGGAGGCGAGACAGACAGCGTTGTGGAGAGCCTGACTGACACGGACAGCGTTAAAGGCCTCGGAGAAACCACGGACTTCCTCAACATGGTGAGAGATCAGTGAACTCGCCATGAGTGAGGTGTGACAGGTGGAacatgtgttcattttgtttcctttcctcctcctgACAGACACACGTGATGAAGATGGACCCCGGTGATAAAACACTCACTTTGTCTCCAGTTCAGAAGGTAAGCTTTCtaaatgttttctgattaaCTATTGATTCATCGTCATtctgctctctttctttccaACACACAACTCTTCTTCTACACTCACTTCTCTTCATCAGGTCCATACCTGAGGTTGTTTTTTATACAGAAAACCAGTGATGGagtgtaactaagtacattttacTAATTACATAATTTTACTGGGGTAATGTCTGAATGCAACTCGTCAATTAGACTTTCCAAGAGGAATATAAATAAGAACATCCTGAAACATCCAGAAAACTACAACCCAaaaaccagaataaatgttggcaatgtgtgtttctgcaaaccatcaatatgttatatttgtatgttacGATGCAGCAAATATGTTAACGCTgcggttaacgtgtggttaggtttcagCAATAAAAACCACgtagttatggttaggaaaagatcgtgttttggcttaaaatacccactttttgtggcacaaaaCTTGGCAGTAAAAACAGccatgggtcactaaaaaacgcCTACATCTGGGGCCCAGAAAGCCACAAGACAAACAGCCACAGGTTGTGAAACACCCGCACATTTAaggcctaaaaagctgctggaaaaacagctatGGATCCCATAAAAGCACCCTTGTTTAGGGTCTAGAAAGCTGCTTGaaaaaaacagccatgggtTGCTGAAAATCACCCACATGAGGGCCGAAAAAGCCGCTGGCAAAACAGCCACAGGACCCAAAAACACACCAATGTGTGGGGCCTAAAAAGCTcctggaaaaacagccagaggtcattaaaaacacccacattggAGGTCTTAAAAGCCACAAGGCTGTGAAAATACACCCACCTTTCAGGcctaaaatgctgctggaaaacagCATCAGGTCCTTAAAAACGCCCATGTTTGGGGCCTGAAAAACAGCTATGGATCCCTTAAAAGCACCGTTGTTTAGGGCCCAGAAAGCgcctggaaaaacagccaccagtcgctaaaaaacacccacggtTAAGgcctaaaagctgctggaaaaacggTATCAGGTCACTAAAAACTGATGTTTGGGGTCCATAAGCTGCCAAAAAAACATCCACGGGTCactgaaaatggccaatgtTTAGGACCCAGAGAGTCGCtagaaaaacagccacaggttgaaaaacacccccacattttaggcctaaaaagctgctggaaaaacagccacaggaCCCAAAAACACACCAATGTGTGgggcctaaaaagctgctggaaaaacagacacaggtccttaaaaaacacccaaatttGTGGTGCAAAATCCCGCCAGGAAAAACCACAAGTTGCTAAAAATCACCCATATTTAGGGCctgaaagctgctggaaaaacaatgacaagCTGCTACGAAACACCCACGTTAGGGTACCTAATCTGAGGAAAAGTGCCAAACTTGCACTAAAAAAGATGAAATTCTAAGACTTAAAGAACTCACCAGAAAATATAACAAATACTATTTAAGAAAAAGTGTCGAGAAAAGTCTGTTTCTTGTGTCGCCTTCTCTTCCAGGAGCAGCTCCTCTTAAATTTCCTCTTGTTTCTCAGTTCTTACATATTTAAGGGAAGAGactaaaaatagaaataacCTCATGAACCACCTTGATGAAAGTCAGAAACAAAGAAGAGTTGTGACATTTTTCTCTCATAAaccttttcttttatctcttttAATTTTTCCTGCATGCCTCTGTTGTCTTCTCTAACGCATGCCTCTCTTTCACCCTCTGCTTGCTGTCTGGTGCCGGGGATAGAGGAAGGGTAAGCACGGTAAGACCACTAAAGGGCAGAGAGAGAACCCAGTGAAGGAGAGTAAGCTCAAGGCTGTGTCTCCTCGCCGTCCGCTACCCACGGAGCTCCTGAGGAGCCCTGGCGCTCGGTCTCTGGCTCCTCAGAGCCCACACAGACTTAGAACAACCAACAAAGAGAATCTGACCAtggaggagctgcagaggaAGCCCAGTAAGAACAAACCGAGCGTAGGGGACATTAGGAAGGCGGCGTCCAAGCAGCGGCTGAGGCCAGCTCAGGGGAAGAGCCAGCTGATAGAGGTCGGCAGGAAGCTGGAGTCTAAACAAAGTCCTGAAACCAGGAAGATGGTTGTTTCAGGCGCAGAGAAAGTGAAGCCGTCGAAACCTAAAAGCAAACCGATAGCGGTGCGAAGTGCAGGAGCTAGCTCGCCACGCTCACCTGGGTTTCACCTGGGTGACGCTTTGGATGACGAGAGCTCAGGTCGACGTCTCTCCGAGGTTAGAAAGAAATCTAAAGACGCAGATTTTTCTAAAAAGGCCAagaatgagaaaaacaaaaaagaggcaGAATCAAACAAAGAAACTTCGTCGAAGCTCGGCCTGCTCGCCGGAGCGGCCTCGCTTGCAGCAGGGTCGGTGTTAGTGCATGAGGTGGCGTCCAGAAGCCGTTTGAGCTCGCCATCGCTGTCCGAGAGCAGCCATAGCGCCAGGAAAGACAGTACGACAAAGTCACGGAGCGAGGAGTCCGAAAGTGGTGCTGCGGATGTTAGCAACAAGTCCGCTGTCAGCATCAACATCATACCTGATAGTTCTGAAGGCAGGACGAGTCAGGACGAGGAGGACACGAGTCAGGACAAGAAGGGAAGGAGTCAGGATGAGAAGGACACAAGTGAGGACGAGAAGGACACGAGTCAAGACGAGAAGGACACGAGTCAGGACGAGGAAGACACGAGTCAAGACGAGAAGGACACGAGTCAGGACGAGGAAGACACGAGTCAGGATGAGAAGGACACAAGTGAGGACGAGAAGGACACGAGTCAGGACGAGGAAGACACGAGTCAGGATGAGAAGGGAAGGAGTCAGGATGAGAAGGACACAAGTCAGGACGAGAAGGACACGGTTGAGGATGACAAGGACACAAGTCAGGACGAGAAGGGAACGAGTCAGGATGAAAGTGAGGAGGAGAGTAAGGACTCTACGACGGtcaaacaggaggaggaggatgaagaagatgaagaagagcaGAGAACCAGTGCAGATGTAagcgaggaagaggaagaggaggatgtcaGTCACATCAAGaaagtaacagaagaagaagacgaagatgAAGAAGACAGCAGCGCTCTTCAACCAGAGGATGAGTCGGAAAGCAAAGCAGGCGAGGAGGCAAGTGGggatgaggaggaagacagcgctgaggaagaggagagggaagaggaagaggaagcaaGCGTGACGGCAGGAAGTGAAAGTGAAGACGAGATTGAATCAAAGGAGAGCAAAGGAGGTGATGccggagaggaagaggaggaggaggaggaaagtgaGGAAGGGTCGAGTCAGGAGACAGAGAGCAAAGGAGGAGagtctgaggaagaggaagaagaagagggggatCTGGAAAgagagggtgaggaggaggaggaggaaggtgaggGTGAGTCTGCTAAGTCgtctgaggaggaagaggagagtgaggtagagagtgagacagagggaggagaagaggaggaagcagaggagggggaggagagtagtgcagcagaggaagaggaggaggcagaggaggagagtgaaaatgaagaggaagagga belongs to Epinephelus lanceolatus isolate andai-2023 chromosome 24, ASM4190304v1, whole genome shotgun sequence and includes:
- the rpgrb gene encoding retinitis pigmentosa GTPase regulator b isoform X1: MAGESEDEIPESGAVFTFGKSKFADNVPSKFWLKNDVPSKIACGDEHTALITENGKLFMFGSNNWGQLGLGSKVTVNKPTCVKALKSEKVEFVACGRNHTLISTVQGKVFASGGNSEGQLGLGDCEERTAFQRVAFFDSRGPIKMLAAGSNTSAALTESGKLFMWGDNTEGQIGLGKESHASSPQEVSVGQPISWVSCGYYHSAFVTVDGALYTFGECDSGKLGLGTDQLPRHRVPQLVKSVKEPVVQVACGGGHTVALTEDDVFTFGLGQFGQLGHGTFIFESRLPRPVEHFKRGRVCQVTCGENHTAVITDGGLLYTFGDGRHGKLGLGEENFTNQFKPTLCPRFLKYNVQAAPCGGCHMVVLARPRDPSCADVTLEEDDVTEDYLEKPYVELLGDTTDSSTLQRSLSARVRRRERERSPDQFGTMFHTLPAMTPGYLHPPLPVSGHTIPPRLPPPELTHRKVLNGTHQEQTGGETDSVVESLTDTDSVKGLGETTDFLNMTHVMKMDPGDKTLTLSPVQKRKGKHGKTTKGQRENPVKESKLKAVSPRRPLPTELLRSPGARSLAPQSPHRLRTTNKENLTMEELQRKPSKNKPSVGDIRKAASKQRLRPAQGKSQLIEVGRKLESKQSPETRKMVVSGAEKVKPSKPKSKPIAVRSAGASSPRSPGFHLGDALDDESSGRRLSEVRKKSKDADFSKKAKNEKNKKEAESNKETSSKLGLLAGAASLAAGSVLVHEVASRSRLSSPSLSESSHSARKDSTTKSRSEESESGAADVSNKSAVSINIIPDSSEGRTSQDEEDTSQDKKGRSQDEKDTSEDEKDTSQDEKDTSQDEEDTSQDEKDTSQDEEDTSQDEKDTSEDEKDTSQDEEDTSQDEKGRSQDEKDTSQDEKDTVEDDKDTSQDEKGTSQDESEEESKDSTTVKQEEEDEEDEEEQRTSADVSEEEEEEDVSHIKKVTEEEDEDEEDSSALQPEDESESKAGEEASGDEEEDSAEEEEREEEEEASVTAGSESEDEIESKESKGGDAGEEEEEEEESEEGSSQETESKGGESEEEEEEEGDLEREGEEEEEEGEGESAKSSEEEEESEVESETEGGEEEEAEEGEESSAAEEEEEAEEESENEEEEEEAEEESENEEEEEEAEEEEEESAKEKESEKEVVEEEEEEEDQDSEVEEAEEEEADEDEEEEADEDEEDEEEAEEEEEGEAGEEEEEEEEEEGEEEEEGEEGEEEEEEGEEEEEEVVKKKKSAEVRSIKSRGKQRSGVKGQAADESEEFWDDVLPQYLNLK
- the rpgrb gene encoding retinitis pigmentosa GTPase regulator b isoform X2, which translates into the protein MAGESEDEIPESGAVFTFGKSKFADNVPSKFWLKNDVPSKIACGDEHTALITENGKLFMFGSNNWGQLGLGSKVTVNKPTCVKALKSEKVEFVACGRNHTLISTVQGKVFASGGNSEGQLGLGDCEERTAFQRVAFFDSRGPIKMLAAGSNTSAALTESGKLFMWGDNTEGQIGLGKESHASSPQEVSVGQPISWVSCGYYHSAFVTVDGALYTFGECDSGKLGLGTDQLPRHRVPQLVKSVKEPVVQVACGGGHTVALTEDDVFTFGLGQFGQLGHGTFIFESRLPRPVEHFKRGRVCQVTCGENHTAVITDGGLLYTFGDGRHGKLGLGEENFTNQFKPTLCPRFLKYNVQAAPCGGCHMVVLARPRDPSCADVTLEEDDVTEDYLEKPYVELLGDTTDSSTLQRSLSARVRRRERERSPDQFGTMFHTLPAMTPGYLHPPLPVSGHTIPPRLPPPELTHRKTGGETDSVVESLTDTDSVKGLGETTDFLNMTHVMKMDPGDKTLTLSPVQKRKGKHGKTTKGQRENPVKESKLKAVSPRRPLPTELLRSPGARSLAPQSPHRLRTTNKENLTMEELQRKPSKNKPSVGDIRKAASKQRLRPAQGKSQLIEVGRKLESKQSPETRKMVVSGAEKVKPSKPKSKPIAVRSAGASSPRSPGFHLGDALDDESSGRRLSEVRKKSKDADFSKKAKNEKNKKEAESNKETSSKLGLLAGAASLAAGSVLVHEVASRSRLSSPSLSESSHSARKDSTTKSRSEESESGAADVSNKSAVSINIIPDSSEGRTSQDEEDTSQDKKGRSQDEKDTSEDEKDTSQDEKDTSQDEEDTSQDEKDTSQDEEDTSQDEKDTSEDEKDTSQDEEDTSQDEKGRSQDEKDTSQDEKDTVEDDKDTSQDEKGTSQDESEEESKDSTTVKQEEEDEEDEEEQRTSADVSEEEEEEDVSHIKKVTEEEDEDEEDSSALQPEDESESKAGEEASGDEEEDSAEEEEREEEEEASVTAGSESEDEIESKESKGGDAGEEEEEEEESEEGSSQETESKGGESEEEEEEEGDLEREGEEEEEEGEGESAKSSEEEEESEVESETEGGEEEEAEEGEESSAAEEEEEAEEESENEEEEEEAEEESENEEEEEEAEEEEEESAKEKESEKEVVEEEEEEEDQDSEVEEAEEEEADEDEEEEADEDEEDEEEAEEEEEGEAGEEEEEEEEEEGEEEEEGEEGEEEEEEGEEEEEEVVKKKKSAEVRSIKSRGKQRSGVKGQAADESEEFWDDVLPQYLNLK